A DNA window from Chelativorans sp. AA-79 contains the following coding sequences:
- a CDS encoding DUF3800 domain-containing protein, producing the protein MAVICFDECKDDAAQGRPWYIVGGILIDMQNVMAVENLVSDVATDIFGSRELVRDTEFHGKEIYNAKAAFKGMPIADRIAIFDRLLEIIANDDLVRRVYAAVKTDKLKLYDRAPRYAFAHFVERAQMALRVAEMGLLIGDLDDQQSRQMVADFAQFRATGTPWDYGRPVTQIAGSVNFVRSHHSRLMQLADVYVFTVANQYAPRTGYAGDELKKVIQTRNPYAHRYKRWEPD; encoded by the coding sequence ATGGCGGTCATCTGCTTCGACGAGTGCAAGGACGACGCGGCTCAAGGGCGGCCGTGGTATATTGTTGGCGGCATTCTGATTGACATGCAGAACGTCATGGCGGTCGAGAACCTCGTGTCGGACGTCGCTACCGACATTTTCGGTTCACGCGAGCTTGTGCGTGATACCGAATTTCATGGCAAGGAAATCTATAACGCGAAGGCAGCGTTCAAGGGTATGCCCATCGCTGATCGCATCGCAATCTTCGACCGCCTTCTGGAAATCATCGCGAACGATGATCTAGTGCGTCGCGTATATGCGGCCGTGAAGACGGACAAATTGAAGCTGTATGATCGCGCTCCGAGATACGCATTCGCTCATTTTGTCGAGAGGGCACAGATGGCCCTACGAGTTGCCGAAATGGGATTGCTGATCGGTGATCTTGATGACCAGCAGTCAAGGCAGATGGTGGCCGACTTCGCTCAGTTTCGCGCAACTGGAACGCCGTGGGACTACGGGCGACCTGTGACACAGATTGCAGGGTCTGTGAACTTTGTGCGGTCTCACCATAGCCGCCTTATGCAGCTTGCCGATGTCTATGTTTTCACGGTTGCAAACCAGTATGCTCCGCGCACTGGATACGCTGGTGATGAGCTTAAGAAGGTGATCCAAACGCGAAACCCGTATGCCCATCGCTACAAGCGTTGGGAACCGGACTGA
- a CDS encoding HWE histidine kinase domain-containing protein, which produces MLKSPTPSVADVFITAELARRAPKQTDHLQEKRALQDLAMRMADAPEEVLPRFVDLAMQMTGGISAGLSLYEGDDTRLFRWRYLRGVLSTFEGAPTPRNFSPCGVTLDENRPVLARHPERAYDWIADAGIVVPEVLLVPLYVGSEKPLGTLWIVAGQEGHFDAGHARAMTELATLVGIALKLRENQTRLTRALEEQERLSAEMDHRIKNLFSIAESMIRSTARTTSTKEQMVTALSGRLHALANAHSLVRRKVHSSGDGLRTTDLGEVVEAITRPHDPDPCARFTIEGPRVPCSDKAVDGIALVIHELATNASKYGALSVDEGCVDICWRPTGEERLHLTWVERGGPPVEQPPRMNGYGSRLVHATVTRQFGGTLKYDWRREGLSVTMTLPSGSLLV; this is translated from the coding sequence TTGCTGAAATCACCGACGCCATCCGTCGCGGATGTGTTCATCACTGCCGAGCTTGCCCGCCGTGCGCCGAAGCAGACCGATCATCTGCAGGAGAAGCGTGCGCTGCAGGACCTCGCCATGCGCATGGCGGACGCGCCGGAGGAGGTGCTGCCCCGTTTCGTCGATCTCGCCATGCAGATGACCGGCGGCATCTCGGCGGGCCTCAGCCTCTATGAGGGAGACGATACGCGTCTCTTTCGCTGGCGCTATCTGCGCGGCGTTCTCTCCACTTTCGAGGGAGCTCCGACGCCACGCAATTTCAGCCCCTGCGGCGTCACGCTGGACGAAAACCGACCGGTGCTCGCCCGCCATCCCGAACGCGCCTACGACTGGATCGCCGACGCAGGCATCGTCGTGCCGGAGGTGCTGCTCGTCCCTCTTTATGTCGGCAGCGAGAAGCCGCTCGGCACTTTGTGGATCGTCGCGGGGCAGGAAGGCCATTTCGACGCCGGGCATGCCCGCGCCATGACCGAGCTCGCCACCCTTGTCGGGATTGCGCTCAAGCTGCGCGAAAATCAGACGCGGCTCACCCGTGCGCTCGAGGAGCAGGAGCGGCTGTCCGCCGAAATGGATCACCGGATCAAGAACCTCTTCTCCATCGCCGAGAGCATGATCCGCTCAACCGCGCGCACCACCTCCACCAAGGAGCAGATGGTGACGGCGCTTTCCGGCCGCCTGCATGCACTCGCCAACGCGCACTCCCTCGTGCGCCGCAAGGTGCACAGCAGCGGGGACGGGCTGCGCACAACCGATCTCGGCGAAGTGGTCGAGGCGATCACCCGGCCGCATGATCCCGATCCCTGTGCGCGCTTTACGATCGAGGGGCCGCGCGTGCCCTGCAGCGACAAGGCGGTGGACGGGATCGCTCTCGTCATCCATGAGCTCGCCACCAACGCTTCCAAATACGGTGCCCTGTCCGTGGACGAAGGCTGCGTCGATATCTGCTGGCGGCCGACCGGGGAGGAGCGTCTCCATCTCACCTGGGTGGAACGCGGCGGCCCGCCCGTCGAGCAGCCGCCGCGCATGAACGGCTATGGCAGCCGCCTCGTGCATGCCACGGTTACGCGCCAGTTCGGCGGCACGCTGAAATATGATTGGCGCCGCGAGGGGCTCTCCGTCACGATGACGCTGCCGTCGGGCAGCCTGCTCGTCTAA
- a CDS encoding type 1 glutamine amidotransferase domain-containing protein: MQDISGKRVAILATHGFEQSELEVPLNKLREAGAEVHVVSLDPGQIKGWDKKDWGRPVPVDKTLDEARPEDYDALVLPGGQINPDLLRVEQKALSFIRSFWDERKVIGAICHAPWLLVELGVLKDRRVTSYHSIKTDVMNAGGRWENSEVVTDQGLVTSRNPGDLDAFCDKLSEEIREGRHERRAA, encoded by the coding sequence ATGCAGGACATTTCCGGAAAACGCGTGGCCATTCTCGCCACCCACGGGTTCGAGCAGTCGGAGTTGGAAGTCCCGCTCAACAAGCTGCGCGAGGCGGGCGCGGAGGTCCATGTGGTCTCGCTCGACCCGGGACAGATCAAGGGCTGGGACAAGAAGGATTGGGGCCGGCCCGTCCCGGTCGACAAGACGCTCGATGAGGCGCGGCCGGAGGATTACGACGCCCTGGTGCTGCCGGGCGGCCAGATCAATCCCGATCTCCTGCGCGTCGAGCAGAAGGCGCTCTCCTTCATCAGGAGCTTCTGGGATGAGCGCAAGGTCATCGGCGCGATCTGCCACGCCCCCTGGCTGCTGGTCGAGCTCGGCGTCCTCAAGGACCGGCGGGTCACCTCCTATCACTCGATAAAGACCGACGTGATGAATGCCGGCGGCCGGTGGGAGAACAGCGAGGTCGTCACCGACCAGGGGCTGGTCACCAGCCGCAATCCCGGCGACCTCGACGCCTTCTGCGACAAGCTTTCCGAGGAGATCCGCGAAGGCCGGCACGAACGCCGCGCCGCCTGA
- a CDS encoding TniQ family protein has product MTQLTIRTRLHSGETPASFCSRLAAVNGRLKARHFCADMGFRFQDVVDGSDAALLRLAYLADVDVNSLRESAIRKTADGYEVDGQRVTRNLMIRNRLRFCPECLAEDMRRQDEHPLARAWGRRKWLISFIRTCDVHDVSLVECSVQQEPSMIHDFAAMVQADRQEIPEVAKRSVAREPSAFERYLHDRMTGRVGAFPFLDALPFYAAARFTELLGAVVTRGLKAPIRTFGGDDWWHAGAAGFAVTSSGEEGICSWLSEMQAAFKGKTGDAGGRALYGRLYEALAHDSDDSAYDPVRKLIRAHAIDTLPLGPGDELFGPITDRRWHSVQSASKEFGVHPKRLRKLLIETGVLAKENAALTDARIMLDAEEITEFVTEIKDTVSAKEAQKLVNAPRVHWGILVDRGYLAPHVKAGAKHGLQFRFRREDISVFLDRLLANTKLLTGQEPGLCSIPHAVRKANCKAVEILDLLLSGKLERAFRDPNEHGYMAVLVDPDELREKTMLEDHDGLSLREVEHKLGTKTQVVKALIEHGYLPARTAVNPINRCPQTIVMPEDLARFQRSYVSLMNLAKERGEHFSQVKSQLKSCGIAPAFDPTVVGATFYLRYPLEYSIKLGLESTS; this is encoded by the coding sequence ATGACCCAATTAACTATCAGAACCCGTCTTCATTCCGGCGAAACCCCGGCAAGCTTCTGCTCCAGATTGGCGGCTGTGAACGGCCGTCTGAAAGCACGCCACTTCTGCGCCGATATGGGCTTCAGATTTCAGGACGTCGTCGATGGCAGTGACGCTGCCCTTTTGAGGCTCGCATATCTTGCGGACGTCGACGTGAACTCTCTCCGGGAAAGCGCGATCCGGAAAACGGCGGACGGATACGAAGTCGACGGTCAGCGGGTGACACGGAACCTGATGATCCGCAACCGCCTGCGTTTCTGTCCGGAATGCCTGGCTGAAGACATGCGCCGCCAGGATGAGCACCCCCTGGCACGGGCATGGGGCCGCAGGAAATGGCTCATCTCGTTCATCCGGACATGTGACGTTCATGACGTGTCGCTTGTGGAGTGCTCCGTCCAACAGGAGCCATCGATGATCCACGATTTCGCCGCCATGGTGCAGGCGGACCGCCAGGAGATTCCGGAAGTGGCCAAGCGTTCGGTTGCGCGCGAGCCATCGGCCTTCGAACGCTATCTCCACGACCGGATGACCGGACGCGTCGGTGCATTCCCCTTCCTCGACGCCCTGCCCTTCTATGCCGCCGCAAGGTTCACCGAGCTGTTGGGTGCCGTGGTGACGCGCGGTCTCAAGGCTCCGATCCGTACCTTCGGCGGGGACGACTGGTGGCATGCGGGGGCCGCTGGCTTTGCCGTCACCTCCAGTGGAGAAGAAGGAATTTGCAGCTGGCTGTCGGAGATGCAGGCCGCATTCAAGGGCAAGACCGGAGATGCTGGTGGACGGGCACTCTATGGTCGGCTGTATGAGGCGCTCGCACATGATTCCGACGACAGCGCCTACGATCCGGTTCGAAAGCTGATCCGGGCGCACGCCATTGACACCCTTCCCCTTGGTCCGGGTGACGAGCTCTTCGGTCCGATCACTGATCGACGCTGGCACTCTGTACAATCTGCGTCCAAGGAGTTCGGCGTGCATCCCAAGCGCCTACGGAAACTTCTTATCGAAACGGGCGTCCTGGCCAAGGAAAACGCGGCGCTGACCGATGCGCGCATCATGCTCGATGCTGAGGAGATCACGGAATTTGTTACGGAGATCAAGGACACCGTATCCGCGAAAGAGGCGCAGAAACTCGTCAACGCACCACGGGTTCACTGGGGCATCCTGGTCGACCGGGGTTACCTTGCACCCCACGTCAAGGCGGGAGCCAAACATGGCCTCCAATTCCGGTTTCGTCGCGAAGATATCAGCGTGTTTCTCGACCGATTGCTGGCAAACACGAAGCTGTTGACGGGCCAGGAACCCGGGTTGTGCAGCATCCCTCATGCCGTTCGGAAGGCGAACTGTAAGGCGGTCGAGATCCTGGATTTATTACTGTCTGGCAAGCTGGAGCGTGCTTTCCGCGATCCCAACGAGCATGGCTACATGGCGGTGCTTGTCGACCCCGATGAGCTTCGCGAAAAAACGATGCTCGAGGACCACGACGGATTGTCGCTGCGAGAAGTTGAGCACAAATTGGGGACGAAGACGCAGGTCGTGAAAGCTTTAATCGAACACGGGTATCTCCCCGCACGCACTGCGGTGAACCCGATCAATCGGTGCCCGCAAACGATCGTCATGCCAGAGGACTTGGCTCGGTTCCAACGATCCTATGTCTCCCTCATGAATCTCGCCAAAGAGCGCGGGGAGCATTTCAGCCAAGTCAAGTCACAGCTGAAATCCTGTGGAATTGCTCCGGCTTTCGACCCAACGGTGGTTGGTGCCACATTCTACTTGAGATATCCGCTCGAGTATTCAATTAAACTTGGGTTGGAATCGACGTCATGA
- a CDS encoding DUF4145 domain-containing protein yields the protein MDKNFWRERYHKDSYPAFPCPKCRNGVLKRVKERSIEHWEGKPDANGMYTEGKFSCFFECSYGFCGTVAVMSGIAMSVYEQYVDPEGDEQWQEEIYVHPKAMTPGPRIIRVPTKTPRPVKDEISKSFGLLWTDRNSAANKLRNAVEEILVGYGISKVNAKGAFIPLAKRLEDAEQQRMLHHDTLVALKDVGNTGSHEAELPFKDLIDAFDILEDALEDIYGGRKARLDGIKARLTKARRPSPRSVAPKAAKPKR from the coding sequence ATGGATAAGAATTTCTGGCGAGAGAGATACCACAAAGACAGCTATCCAGCATTTCCGTGTCCAAAGTGCAGGAATGGCGTCCTAAAACGCGTCAAGGAGCGGTCGATTGAACATTGGGAGGGTAAGCCCGACGCCAACGGGATGTATACCGAAGGGAAGTTCAGCTGCTTCTTCGAATGCAGCTACGGTTTCTGTGGCACCGTGGCCGTGATGTCGGGCATAGCCATGTCGGTCTACGAACAATACGTGGACCCGGAGGGCGATGAGCAATGGCAGGAGGAAATCTACGTTCACCCGAAGGCCATGACGCCGGGGCCACGGATCATACGTGTGCCAACGAAAACGCCCAGGCCGGTGAAAGACGAGATCTCGAAGTCATTCGGCCTCTTGTGGACTGATCGGAACTCTGCGGCTAACAAGCTTCGCAATGCGGTGGAAGAGATTCTGGTCGGCTACGGGATTTCGAAGGTCAACGCTAAGGGAGCGTTCATCCCATTGGCCAAGCGCCTGGAAGACGCCGAGCAACAGCGGATGTTGCACCACGATACGCTGGTAGCGTTAAAGGATGTCGGCAACACGGGAAGTCACGAAGCAGAACTCCCGTTCAAAGACCTTATCGATGCCTTCGACATTTTGGAGGACGCGCTAGAAGATATTTACGGCGGGCGGAAAGCACGGCTAGATGGAATCAAGGCGCGTCTTACGAAAGCCAGACGCCCGTCGCCTAGAAGTGTCGCACCGAAGGCAGCCAAGCCGAAGCGCTAA
- a CDS encoding DUF4238 domain-containing protein produces the protein MPNQPFKHHFLPVFYLKQWAGADGCLVQFSKPHGNKVVPNRKHPDGTGYINRLYAISGVPDDEAVRFERAFLSPVDSKAAEALVIMRDEHAVGNFTAKQRWAWVQFLTSLMTRMPADIAMIKENVKGDWLAGTPDLQKKYSELKAEGDPEQVLDFIKASDDAFFERGAMAILERIIRQETVARAICSMHWSVLTVERSDFKLLTSDRPILYTPHMMGKDSHLVVPISSTEIFLAARERSFSRRIRARSQSHLARILNGAVIGNATRYVFGSDDRQLPFVQRHMGTKPVPSLIERLHRLRLKRMQGIRMRQLRGGGDG, from the coding sequence ATGCCGAACCAACCCTTCAAGCATCACTTTCTGCCGGTCTTTTACCTGAAGCAGTGGGCGGGTGCCGATGGTTGCCTGGTCCAGTTCAGCAAGCCACATGGCAACAAGGTTGTGCCGAATAGAAAGCACCCGGATGGTACCGGCTACATCAACCGGCTCTACGCTATCTCCGGCGTTCCGGACGATGAAGCTGTGCGCTTTGAGCGCGCCTTTCTTTCGCCCGTCGACAGCAAGGCCGCGGAAGCTCTCGTCATCATGCGGGACGAGCATGCCGTCGGGAATTTTACAGCCAAGCAAAGGTGGGCGTGGGTCCAATTCCTGACCAGCCTCATGACGCGGATGCCGGCGGATATCGCCATGATCAAGGAAAACGTGAAAGGCGACTGGCTAGCCGGCACACCCGATCTCCAGAAAAAGTATTCTGAGTTGAAAGCCGAAGGCGACCCCGAGCAGGTGTTAGATTTCATCAAAGCATCTGACGACGCGTTTTTCGAACGCGGGGCTATGGCGATACTTGAGCGGATCATACGGCAGGAGACCGTCGCCCGGGCCATCTGCAGCATGCACTGGTCCGTGCTCACCGTGGAACGGTCCGACTTCAAGCTCCTGACCTCCGACCGTCCAATTCTCTACACGCCCCACATGATGGGGAAAGACTCCCACCTCGTTGTGCCGATAAGTTCGACCGAGATTTTCCTTGCGGCGCGCGAGCGGAGTTTTTCCCGTCGCATTCGGGCACGAAGCCAGAGCCATCTTGCACGCATTCTGAACGGAGCCGTGATCGGCAATGCCACGAGGTATGTGTTTGGAAGCGATGATCGCCAGTTACCATTCGTTCAACGTCACATGGGAACAAAGCCTGTTCCCTCGCTTATCGAAAGGCTACACCGGCTGCGCTTGAAGCGGATGCAGGGTATAAGAATGCGACAGCTTCGCGGGGGAGGGGATGGATAA
- a CDS encoding ATP-binding protein, with product METLEQTHLEEDAAEALARLRSAMPDKSRERAERLARLHSKHVTTPRDAALETEIEMLIQNAASAHGSVRRDGSALVVIGDSGAGKTTLLKRIIANRAEFQPYQDRYGISTSPLISVVAPSPCTLKQLGREVLRALGYPLSREIKEHMVWELVRQQIRIRKVMFIHIDEMQHAVNTLNDTERQKLSDTIKNVMQQPDWPVCFILSGIPTLARLVSSDVQLMRRSRIFEFSNLEFAKDAVSVRKMIEHMVTKHAEMQLASALPDEFIHRLLHAAYGRFGVVIQLVRGAIEQAMFDEAAGGRVKARHFAAAYSRFSGCTEDENVFLRADWHTLQPSAALVRDRPAEEVSPAPKRRRKA from the coding sequence ATGGAGACTTTGGAACAAACCCACCTTGAAGAAGATGCCGCAGAGGCGCTCGCCCGTCTGAGATCGGCAATGCCCGACAAGTCACGGGAGCGAGCGGAACGCCTTGCAAGACTGCATTCGAAACACGTTACCACCCCGAGGGATGCGGCTCTTGAAACTGAGATCGAGATGCTCATCCAGAATGCCGCCAGCGCGCACGGGAGCGTACGGCGCGATGGGTCGGCTCTGGTGGTCATCGGAGATTCCGGAGCGGGTAAGACGACACTCCTCAAACGTATCATCGCGAACAGAGCCGAATTTCAGCCCTACCAGGACCGCTATGGCATCTCGACATCTCCCCTGATCAGCGTCGTGGCCCCCTCCCCTTGCACGCTGAAGCAATTGGGGCGGGAAGTACTTAGGGCGTTGGGATATCCCCTCTCCCGAGAAATCAAAGAACACATGGTGTGGGAGCTCGTCCGTCAGCAGATCCGGATTCGCAAGGTGATGTTCATTCACATCGATGAGATGCAGCATGCCGTGAACACGCTGAACGACACCGAACGGCAAAAGCTGTCGGATACAATCAAGAACGTCATGCAACAGCCGGACTGGCCTGTGTGTTTCATCCTGTCTGGTATTCCGACACTCGCGCGCCTGGTCTCATCCGATGTGCAGCTGATGCGCAGATCCCGCATCTTCGAGTTCAGCAACCTGGAATTTGCGAAAGACGCCGTCTCCGTACGAAAGATGATCGAACACATGGTGACAAAGCACGCCGAAATGCAGCTCGCCTCGGCCCTGCCAGACGAGTTCATCCACCGCCTGCTCCACGCCGCCTACGGCCGCTTCGGCGTTGTAATTCAACTCGTCCGCGGCGCGATCGAGCAAGCGATGTTCGATGAAGCTGCAGGCGGACGGGTGAAGGCGAGACATTTCGCGGCGGCTTACAGCCGCTTCTCCGGCTGTACTGAGGACGAGAACGTATTTCTTCGCGCTGACTGGCATACGCTTCAGCCTTCGGCTGCTCTTGTCCGAGATCGTCCAGCCGAAGAGGTCTCCCCTGCCCCGAAACGCCGCCGAAAGGCTTGA